In Populus nigra chromosome 1, ddPopNigr1.1, whole genome shotgun sequence, one genomic interval encodes:
- the LOC133679117 gene encoding large ribosomal subunit protein eL28z-like — protein MATVPGQLIWEIVKKNNSFLVKQFGRGTASLQFSKENNNLYNLNSYKHSGLANKKTVTIQPADKDQAVVLATTKTKKQNKPAALLHKCVMKKEFSRMAKAVENQVADNNYRPDLKKAALARLSVVHRSLKVSKSGVKKRNRQALRK, from the exons ATGGCGACAGTACCAGGACAACTGATATGGGAGATAGTTAAGAAGAATAACTCATTTTTGGTGAAGCAGTTTGGAAGAGGAACTGCTAGCCTTCAGTTTagcaaagaaaacaacaatctcTACAACCTTAACTCTTACAAGCATTCTg GGTTGGCAAACAAGAAAACTGTCACTATTCAGCCTGCGGACAAGGATCAAGCTGTGGTTCTTGCTACAACCAAGACTAAGAAGCAGAACAAACCTGCAGCTTTGCTTCACAAGTGTGTCATGAAGAAGGAGTTCAGCCGCATGGCCAAGGCTGTGGAAAACCAG GTTGCAGATAACAACTACAGGCCTGATCTGAAGAAAGCAGCCCTTGCAAGGTTGAGTGTGGTGCACAGGAGTCTGAAGGTATCCAAGTCTGGTGTCAAGAAGAGGAATAGACAAGCTTTGAGGAAATGA
- the LOC133672792 gene encoding uncharacterized protein At1g51745-like isoform X1, translating to MGSSSDNPNSNNNNTTTKAIDASVGALVWVRRRNGSWWPGRIVGLDEISEGSLVSPRSGTPVKLLGREDASVDWYNLEKSKRVKAFRCGEYDECIEKAKASAANGNKRVVKYARREDAILHALEIENARLGQDQLDFFSRSDNLGEEHGSSAKESSMSFSGKEDGDMTDGDSDSEDNSDAIADSDSSLDSDSGSHSDLAPELSQSGTSSEEPNHLGACKVQSLPGKRRRTPNDSEDDGTEGIKRMRGLEDLGIGVGDSSIGNCMPNFSPVNGSKGYNSLLKRKRSQVANVNELLKRKNRHRPLTKVLESTTMVCVPVICDQIPSSSSSPLPGLSDSKISGLESNESRKDCSIAINNNSDNTGVSCENDGSLKSSEHVYDAPLINHNLKKEKDISSVSGLTENDSADRLFDVPFVGEEKHSTGISPMSCSSGRQQIGGLGRQSSQSRQAEAVLFKNEACNESGSTSLAVNCVYNNISQRIEKGTSKWQSKGKRNSRHTSKNKNQDSRKDLDMDDEPNVFLVGMEHLDEFGQGPGQEVDCRGGKSQPFTEDHGDAVRDWSKSFPQGDLSMKGLTVEMSVPQRSLPYRQSRFTVNSRYQTSDFSGRNFSSGSKLFNVDIKVQRNYRQQHVPLVSLMSKLNGKAIVGHPLTIENLQDGYSDLLLGSNEGDTVHVTEIETPKLGYAAMRNLEAGRIPARHTTMKPLSSPSKSHKLRKCGLLSKKIRKLSSLTGKKVEDRKLVVEKSKGPAVTCIPLKLVFSRINEAVNGSARQTHCAFTSSNS from the exons ATGGGCAGTAGCTCTGATAACCCCAACAGTAATAACAACAACACCACCACCAAAGCCATTGATGCGTCTGTGGGTGCTTTAGTTTGGGTCCGCCGTAGAAATGGGTCATGGTGGCCGGGTCGGATTGTGGGTCTTGATGAAATTTCCGAAGGTAGTTTGGTCTCGCCAAGATCAGGCACTCCTGTCAAACTTCTCGGACGCGAGGATGCTAGTGT GGATTGGtataatcttgaaaaatcaaaaagggTGAAGGCATTTCGATGTGGGGAATATGATGAATGTATTGAAAAGGCAAAGGCTTCCGCTGCAAATGGTAATAAGAGAGTGGTGAAATATGCTCGGAGGGAAGATGCCATTCTCCATGCCTTAGAGATTGAGAATGCTCGCCTAGGCCAGGATCAGCTGGACTTCTTCTCTAGAAGTGATAATTTGGGTGAAGAGCATGGTAGTTCAGCCAAAGAATCAAGCATGTCGTTTTCTGGAAAAGAAGACGGTGATATGACTGATGGGGATAGTGATTCTGAAGATAATTCAGATGCGATTGCTGATTCAGATTCTAGTTTGGATTCTGATTCAGGTTCACATTCAGATTTAGCACCAGAGTTATCACAGTCTGGTACATCTTCTGAAGAGCCAAATCATCTTGGTGCTTGTAAGGTGCAATCTTTGCcaggaaagagaagaagaaccCCAAATGATTCTGAGGATGATGGAACAGAAGGAATTAAGCGTATGAGAGGACTCGAGGATCTTGGAATTGGTGTAGGAGATTCAAGCATTGGGAATTGTATGCCTAATTTTAGTCCTGTAAATGGTAGCAAAGGTTATAACTCGTTGCTGAAAAGAAAAAGGTCTCAAGTAGCAAATGTTAATGAgctattgaaaagaaaaaatcgtCACCGACCACTGACGAAAGTTTTAGAGAGTACGACCATGGTGTGTGTTCCAGTTATTTGTGACCAAATTCCCAGTTCAAGTAGCTCACCACTTCCTGGATTATCTGACAGTAAGATTTCTGGATTAGAGTCAAATGAGTCTAGAAAGGACTGTTCTATTGCAATTAATAATAACTCAGACAATACTGGAGTTTCTTGTGAGAATGATGGCTCATTAAAGTCTTCTGAGCATGTTTATGATGCTCCCCTCATTAATCACAActtgaagaaggaaaaagataTTTCTAGCGTATCTGGGCTAACTGAGAACGATTCTGCAGACAGGTTATTTGATGTACCATTTGTTGGGGAGGAAAAACACTCTACAG GAATTTCTCCTATGTCCTGTTCATCTGGGAGGCAGCAAATTGGTGGATTGGGGAGGCAATCTAGTCAAAGTAGACAAGCAGAAGCTGTATTGTTTAAAAATGAAGCCTGTAATGAATCTGGTTCCACTAGTCTGGCAGTCAATTGTGTTTATAATAATATCAGCCAAAGGATAGAGAAAGGTACATCAAAGTGGCAGTCAAAAGGAAAGAGGAATTCAAGACacacaagtaaaaataaaaatcaagactCGAGAAAAGATCTGGACATGGATGATGAACCCAATGTGTTCTTGGTAGGTATGGAGCATTTGGATGAATTCGGTCAGGGTCCTGGTCAGGAAGTTGATTGCAGGGGAGGTAAATCCCAACCATTTACTGAAGACCATGGGGATGCGGTACGGGACTGGAGCAAGTCTTTTCCTCAGGGGGATCTTAGTATGAAGGGGTTAACGGTGGAGATGTCTGTGCCTCAAAGGTCACTTCCCTACCGTCAATCACGCTTCACAGTTAATTCCAGATATCAGACATCAGATTTTTCTGGCAGAAATTTCTCCTCAGGTTCAAAACTATTTAATGTTGACATCAAGGTTCAACGAAACTACCGGCAGCAGCATGTTCCATTGGTTTCCCTAATGAGTAAATTGAATGGTAAAGCCATTGTTGGTCACCCTTTAACAATTGAGAATTTACAGGATGGCTATTCTGATCTATTGCTTGGTAGCAATGAAGGGGATACAGTGCATGTTACTGAAATAGAAACTCCCAAATTGGGTTATGCAGCTATGAGGAATTTAGAAGCTGGTAGGATACCTGCCAGGCATACGACAATGAAACCACTATCTTCACCTAGTAAATCACACAAATTAAGGAAATGTGGGCTGTTGTCTAAAAAGATTCGGAAACTATCTTCATTGACTGGAAAAAAGGTAGAAGATAGGAAACTGGTGGTGGAGAAGTCCAAGGGTCCTGCCGTAACTTGTATCCCCCTGAAATTAGTGTTCAGTAGGATAAACGAGGCAGTGAATGGTTCAGCAAGGCAAACACACTGTGCCTTTACATCAAGCAACTCGTGA
- the LOC133672792 gene encoding uncharacterized protein At1g51745-like isoform X2, whose protein sequence is MGHGGRVGLWVLMKFPKVVWSRQDQALLSNFSDARMLVYALFCWFRDWYNLEKSKRVKAFRCGEYDECIEKAKASAANGNKRVVKYARREDAILHALEIENARLGQDQLDFFSRSDNLGEEHGSSAKESSMSFSGKEDGDMTDGDSDSEDNSDAIADSDSSLDSDSGSHSDLAPELSQSGTSSEEPNHLGACKVQSLPGKRRRTPNDSEDDGTEGIKRMRGLEDLGIGVGDSSIGNCMPNFSPVNGSKGYNSLLKRKRSQVANVNELLKRKNRHRPLTKVLESTTMVCVPVICDQIPSSSSSPLPGLSDSKISGLESNESRKDCSIAINNNSDNTGVSCENDGSLKSSEHVYDAPLINHNLKKEKDISSVSGLTENDSADRLFDVPFVGEEKHSTGISPMSCSSGRQQIGGLGRQSSQSRQAEAVLFKNEACNESGSTSLAVNCVYNNISQRIEKGTSKWQSKGKRNSRHTSKNKNQDSRKDLDMDDEPNVFLVGMEHLDEFGQGPGQEVDCRGGKSQPFTEDHGDAVRDWSKSFPQGDLSMKGLTVEMSVPQRSLPYRQSRFTVNSRYQTSDFSGRNFSSGSKLFNVDIKVQRNYRQQHVPLVSLMSKLNGKAIVGHPLTIENLQDGYSDLLLGSNEGDTVHVTEIETPKLGYAAMRNLEAGRIPARHTTMKPLSSPSKSHKLRKCGLLSKKIRKLSSLTGKKVEDRKLVVEKSKGPAVTCIPLKLVFSRINEAVNGSARQTHCAFTSSNS, encoded by the exons ATGGGTCATGGTGGCCGGGTCGGATTGTGGGTCTTGATGAAATTTCCGAAGGTAGTTTGGTCTCGCCAAGATCAGGCACTCCTGTCAAACTTCTCGGACGCGAGGATGCTAGTGT ACGCTTTATTTTGTTGGTTTAGGGATTGGtataatcttgaaaaatcaaaaagggTGAAGGCATTTCGATGTGGGGAATATGATGAATGTATTGAAAAGGCAAAGGCTTCCGCTGCAAATGGTAATAAGAGAGTGGTGAAATATGCTCGGAGGGAAGATGCCATTCTCCATGCCTTAGAGATTGAGAATGCTCGCCTAGGCCAGGATCAGCTGGACTTCTTCTCTAGAAGTGATAATTTGGGTGAAGAGCATGGTAGTTCAGCCAAAGAATCAAGCATGTCGTTTTCTGGAAAAGAAGACGGTGATATGACTGATGGGGATAGTGATTCTGAAGATAATTCAGATGCGATTGCTGATTCAGATTCTAGTTTGGATTCTGATTCAGGTTCACATTCAGATTTAGCACCAGAGTTATCACAGTCTGGTACATCTTCTGAAGAGCCAAATCATCTTGGTGCTTGTAAGGTGCAATCTTTGCcaggaaagagaagaagaaccCCAAATGATTCTGAGGATGATGGAACAGAAGGAATTAAGCGTATGAGAGGACTCGAGGATCTTGGAATTGGTGTAGGAGATTCAAGCATTGGGAATTGTATGCCTAATTTTAGTCCTGTAAATGGTAGCAAAGGTTATAACTCGTTGCTGAAAAGAAAAAGGTCTCAAGTAGCAAATGTTAATGAgctattgaaaagaaaaaatcgtCACCGACCACTGACGAAAGTTTTAGAGAGTACGACCATGGTGTGTGTTCCAGTTATTTGTGACCAAATTCCCAGTTCAAGTAGCTCACCACTTCCTGGATTATCTGACAGTAAGATTTCTGGATTAGAGTCAAATGAGTCTAGAAAGGACTGTTCTATTGCAATTAATAATAACTCAGACAATACTGGAGTTTCTTGTGAGAATGATGGCTCATTAAAGTCTTCTGAGCATGTTTATGATGCTCCCCTCATTAATCACAActtgaagaaggaaaaagataTTTCTAGCGTATCTGGGCTAACTGAGAACGATTCTGCAGACAGGTTATTTGATGTACCATTTGTTGGGGAGGAAAAACACTCTACAG GAATTTCTCCTATGTCCTGTTCATCTGGGAGGCAGCAAATTGGTGGATTGGGGAGGCAATCTAGTCAAAGTAGACAAGCAGAAGCTGTATTGTTTAAAAATGAAGCCTGTAATGAATCTGGTTCCACTAGTCTGGCAGTCAATTGTGTTTATAATAATATCAGCCAAAGGATAGAGAAAGGTACATCAAAGTGGCAGTCAAAAGGAAAGAGGAATTCAAGACacacaagtaaaaataaaaatcaagactCGAGAAAAGATCTGGACATGGATGATGAACCCAATGTGTTCTTGGTAGGTATGGAGCATTTGGATGAATTCGGTCAGGGTCCTGGTCAGGAAGTTGATTGCAGGGGAGGTAAATCCCAACCATTTACTGAAGACCATGGGGATGCGGTACGGGACTGGAGCAAGTCTTTTCCTCAGGGGGATCTTAGTATGAAGGGGTTAACGGTGGAGATGTCTGTGCCTCAAAGGTCACTTCCCTACCGTCAATCACGCTTCACAGTTAATTCCAGATATCAGACATCAGATTTTTCTGGCAGAAATTTCTCCTCAGGTTCAAAACTATTTAATGTTGACATCAAGGTTCAACGAAACTACCGGCAGCAGCATGTTCCATTGGTTTCCCTAATGAGTAAATTGAATGGTAAAGCCATTGTTGGTCACCCTTTAACAATTGAGAATTTACAGGATGGCTATTCTGATCTATTGCTTGGTAGCAATGAAGGGGATACAGTGCATGTTACTGAAATAGAAACTCCCAAATTGGGTTATGCAGCTATGAGGAATTTAGAAGCTGGTAGGATACCTGCCAGGCATACGACAATGAAACCACTATCTTCACCTAGTAAATCACACAAATTAAGGAAATGTGGGCTGTTGTCTAAAAAGATTCGGAAACTATCTTCATTGACTGGAAAAAAGGTAGAAGATAGGAAACTGGTGGTGGAGAAGTCCAAGGGTCCTGCCGTAACTTGTATCCCCCTGAAATTAGTGTTCAGTAGGATAAACGAGGCAGTGAATGGTTCAGCAAGGCAAACACACTGTGCCTTTACATCAAGCAACTCGTGA